The proteins below come from a single Excalfactoria chinensis isolate bCotChi1 chromosome 7, bCotChi1.hap2, whole genome shotgun sequence genomic window:
- the ITGA6 gene encoding integrin alpha-6 isoform X1: MAAALLLYLALLPGLAGTFNLDTENVIGRRGEPGSLFGFSLAMHRQLQPQEKRLLLVGAPREKAFPSQQANRTGGLYSCDITSSDTRCTRVVFDEDTDPKMESKEDQWMGVTVQSQGPGGNVVTCAHRYEKRQYVNTVQETRDIIGRCYVLSQDLTIKDDMDNGVWSFCDGRLRGHEKFGSCQQGVAATFTRDYHYIVFGAPGTYNWKGVVRAEQKNQTFYDLGIFDDGPYEVGDESRQDTNLVPVPANSYLGFSLDSGKGIVSQDEMTFVSGAPRANHSGAVVLLKKEKNQRALSLEHMFEGEGLASSFGYDVAVVDLNSDGWQDIVVGAPQYFDRSGDIGGAVYIYINQRGKWEGVKPVRLNGTTDSMFGLAVENVGDINQDGYPDIAVGAPYDGFGKVYIYHGSKNGINTKPAQILDGEKTGTSFFGYSIAGNMDLDKNSYPDIAVGSLSDSVSVFRSRPVISITKSITVQPDKLDLKKKNSEDLSEIWMDVKACFQYTANPRNLNPRIKINYTFEAENERRQLGLPSRVRFKDYLSDQFTASTTLMGQNSKQCVTAKLVLQEKIKDKLRPIPIAVSVNIAGLESGSSSTRKERALPDLIPILNSNESETKITKVEFLKEGCGEDNECHSNLKLQYRFCSREGNEDRFTYLPIENGIPVLVLKDQKDIALEITVTNNPSDARNPKKDGEDAYEAKLIATFPDSLTYSAFREMRGYPEKQLTCGANQNGSQAECELGNPFKRNSNVTFYLILSTTKVNVDTTDLDINLKLETTSTQVNSTTITASAKVVLELLLSLTGVAKPSQVYFGGDIVGESAMKSEDNIGNLIEYEFRVTNLGRPLKTFGTASLDIQWPKEISNGKWLLYLMKIDSKGLEKVSCQPQNEINFLHVAESHNSRRKREIAEKQITDSKTFSLFSERKYKTLDCKVNARCVDIKCPLKGFDSKASILLRSRLWNSTFLEEYSKMNYLDILVRASISVPAAAKNVKLTNEAAQVRVTVFPAKPVALYTGVPWWIIAVAIFAGVLMLALLVFLLWKCGFFQRSRYDDSVPRYHAVRIRKEEREIKGGKCKDLETKQWFTKWNENESYS, encoded by the exons ATTGCTGGTTGGAGCTCCTCGGGAAAAGGCCTTTCCATCCCAGCAAGCCAACAGAACAGGAGGGCTGTACAGCTGTGACATCACATCTTCAGATACGCGCTGCACGCGTGTTGTGTTTGATGAAGACA CTGACCCAAAGATGGAGAGCAAAGAAGACCAGTGGATGGGTGTAACTGTCCAAAGTCAGGGGCCAGGAGGAAACGTGGTG ACATGTGCACATCGCTATGAGAAAAGGCAGTATGTAAACACAGTGCAGGAAACCCGGGATATCATTGGAAGGTGCTATGTGCTGAGCCAGGATCTCACTATTAAGGATGATATGGATAATGGAGTATGGAGTTTTTGTGATGGTCGCTTAAGAGGCCATGAGAAGTTTGGTTCCTGTCAGCAAGGTGTTGCTGCTACTTTTACTAGAGACTATCATTACATTGTGTTTGGTGCCCCAGGCACTTACAATTGGAAAG GGGTGGTTCGTGCAGAGCAAAAGAATCAGACATTTTATGATCTGGGTATCTTTGATGATGGGCCTTATGAAGTTGGTGATGAGAGCCGCCAAGATACGAATCTAGTTCCTGTTCCAGCTAACAGTTATTTAG GTTTCTCTTTGGACTCTGGTAAGGGAATCGTCTCCCAAGATGAGATGACTTTTGTGTCTGGTGCACCAAGAGCCAACCATAGCGGAGCAGTTGTTTtactgaaaaaagagaaaaaccagAGAGCGCTTTCACTGGAGCACATGTTTGAAGGAGAAGGGCTGGCCTCTTCTTTTGGTTATGATGTGGCTGTTGTAGATCTCAACAGTGATGG ATGGCAAGACATCGTTGTTGGAGCCCCACAATACTTTGATAGAAGTGGAGATATCGGTGGTGCTGTGTACATCTACATTAACCAGCGAGGAAAATGGGAAGGAGTAAAACCGGTTCGCTTAAATGGGACCACTGACTCAATGTTTGGTCTCGCAGTTGAAAATGTTGGGGACATTAACCAGGATGGATATCCAG ATATTGCTGTAGGGGCTCCGTATGATGGTTTTGGCAAAGTATATATTTATCATGGATCCAAGAATGgaataaatacaaaaccagCACAG ATTCTTGATGGTGAAAAAACAGGCACCAGTTTCTTTGGTTACTCTATTGCTGGAAACATGGACCTGGATAAAAATTCCTACCCTGATATTGCTGTTGGTTCCCTTTCAGATTCTGTATCTGTGTTCAG ATCTCGACCTGTCATAAGCATTACAAAGAGCATTACAGTACAGCCTGACAAACTTGacctaaagaaaaagaactctGAAGACCTCAGTGAAATATG GATGGATGTGAAAGCGTGTTTTCAGTATACCGCAAACCCTCGTAATTTAAACCCAAGAATAA AGATCAACTATACatttgaagcagaaaatgagaggaGACAATTAGGCCTGCCATCAAGGGTACGGTTTAAAGACTATCTATCTGATCAGTTCACTGCAAGTACCACCCTAATGGGGCAGAACTCCAAACAGTGCGTGACAGCCAAGCTTGTTCTGCAG gaaaaaattaaagataaGCTGCGCCCAATTCCTATAGCAGTCAGTGTTAATATTGCTGGCCTGGAGTCTGGCTCATCATCCACCAGAAAAGAGAGAGCGCTTCCGGACCTTATACCGATACTAAATTCAAATGAATCTGAAACAAAGATCACAAAA GTGGAGTTCTTGAAAGAAGGATGTGGAGAAGACAATGAATGTCACAGCAATCTAAAACTTCAGTACCGGTTTTGCAGTAGAGAAGGAAACGAAGACAGATTTACCTATTTACCAAT tgaaaatggCATTCCAGTGCTCGTTTTAAAAGATCAGAAAGATATTGCCCTGGAAATAACAGTGACAAATAATCCATCTGATGCAAGAAATCcaaagaaagatggagaagatGCATATGAAGCTAAACTAATTGCAACTTTTCCAGATAGTCTGACTTATTCTGCATTCAGGGAGATGAGAGGATATCCT GAAAAACAGCTCACGTGTGGTGCTAACCAGAATGGCTCTCAAGCAGAGTGTGAACTTGGAAATCCATTCAAGAGAAATTCCAAT GTGACCTTTTATCTGATCTTAAGCACCACTAAAGTTAATGTTGATACAACAGACTTGGACATTAACCTCAAGCTGGAGAC AACAAGCACTCAAGTAAATTCAACTACAATTACAGCCAGTGCTAAAGTGGTTCTTGAATTGCTTTTATCGCTCACAGG AGTGGCTAAGCCTTCTCAGGTATATTTTGGAGGTGACATCGTTGGTGAGAGTGCTATGAAATCTGAAGATAATATTGGAAACCTCATAGAGTATGAATTCAGA GTAACCAACTTGGGCAGGCCCCTGAAAACATTTGGTACAGCTTCCCTGGACATCCAGTGGCCAAAAGAAATCAGTAATGGCAAATGGCTGCTGTATTTGATGAAAATAGACTCCAAGGGCCTGGAAAAGGTTTCCTGTCAACCACAGAATGAAATCAATTTCTTGCATGTTGCG gaatCCCATAACTCAAGAAGAAAGCGTGAGATTGCAGAGAAGCAGATTACCGACAGCAAGACATTTTcgttattttcagaaagaaaatacaagacaCTG GACTGCAAGGTGAATGCACGGTGTGTGGACATAAAATGTCCACTGAAGGGTTTTGACAGCAAGGCATCCATTTTGCTGCGTTCCAGACTGTGGAACAGTACTTTCTTGGAA GAATACTCCAAAATGAACTACCTGGACATTCTTGTTAGGGCCTCAATCAGTGTTCCTGCTGCAGCTAAGAATGTCAAACTCACCAATGAAGCTGCTCAG gTGCGTGTTACAGTCTTTCCTGCAAAGCCAGTAGCCCTATATACAGGGGTGCCTTGGTGGATCATTGCAGTGGCTATTTTTGCTGGAGTACTGATGCTTGCGCTCCTGGTATTCTTGTTATGGAAG TGTGGGTTCTTCCAGCGTTCCAGGTACGATGACAGCGTCCCCCGCTATCATGCTGTAAGAATTCGAAAAGAAGAACGAGAGATCAAAGGCGGGAAATGCAAAGATCTTGAGACAAAACAGTGGTTCACAAAATGGAATGAGAACGAAAGTTATTCTTAG
- the ITGA6 gene encoding integrin alpha-6 isoform X2 → MAAALLLYLALLPGLAGTFNLDTENVIGRRGEPGSLFGFSLAMHRQLQPQEKRLLLVGAPREKAFPSQQANRTGGLYSCDITSSDTRCTRVVFDEDTDPKMESKEDQWMGVTVQSQGPGGNVVTCAHRYEKRQYVNTVQETRDIIGRCYVLSQDLTIKDDMDNGVWSFCDGRLRGHEKFGSCQQGVAATFTRDYHYIVFGAPGTYNWKGLLFLTAVSDTHPDQFVYKTLPPSIQVDKSVDVMMNSYLGFSLDSGKGIVSQDEMTFVSGAPRANHSGAVVLLKKEKNQRALSLEHMFEGEGLASSFGYDVAVVDLNSDGWQDIVVGAPQYFDRSGDIGGAVYIYINQRGKWEGVKPVRLNGTTDSMFGLAVENVGDINQDGYPDIAVGAPYDGFGKVYIYHGSKNGINTKPAQILDGEKTGTSFFGYSIAGNMDLDKNSYPDIAVGSLSDSVSVFRSRPVISITKSITVQPDKLDLKKKNSEDLSEIWMDVKACFQYTANPRNLNPRIKINYTFEAENERRQLGLPSRVRFKDYLSDQFTASTTLMGQNSKQCVTAKLVLQEKIKDKLRPIPIAVSVNIAGLESGSSSTRKERALPDLIPILNSNESETKITKVEFLKEGCGEDNECHSNLKLQYRFCSREGNEDRFTYLPIENGIPVLVLKDQKDIALEITVTNNPSDARNPKKDGEDAYEAKLIATFPDSLTYSAFREMRGYPEKQLTCGANQNGSQAECELGNPFKRNSNVTFYLILSTTKVNVDTTDLDINLKLETTSTQVNSTTITASAKVVLELLLSLTGVAKPSQVYFGGDIVGESAMKSEDNIGNLIEYEFRVTNLGRPLKTFGTASLDIQWPKEISNGKWLLYLMKIDSKGLEKVSCQPQNEINFLHVAESHNSRRKREIAEKQITDSKTFSLFSERKYKTLDCKVNARCVDIKCPLKGFDSKASILLRSRLWNSTFLEEYSKMNYLDILVRASISVPAAAKNVKLTNEAAQVRVTVFPAKPVALYTGVPWWIIAVAIFAGVLMLALLVFLLWKCGFFQRSRYDDSVPRYHAVRIRKEEREIKGGKCKDLETKQWFTKWNENESYS, encoded by the exons ATTGCTGGTTGGAGCTCCTCGGGAAAAGGCCTTTCCATCCCAGCAAGCCAACAGAACAGGAGGGCTGTACAGCTGTGACATCACATCTTCAGATACGCGCTGCACGCGTGTTGTGTTTGATGAAGACA CTGACCCAAAGATGGAGAGCAAAGAAGACCAGTGGATGGGTGTAACTGTCCAAAGTCAGGGGCCAGGAGGAAACGTGGTG ACATGTGCACATCGCTATGAGAAAAGGCAGTATGTAAACACAGTGCAGGAAACCCGGGATATCATTGGAAGGTGCTATGTGCTGAGCCAGGATCTCACTATTAAGGATGATATGGATAATGGAGTATGGAGTTTTTGTGATGGTCGCTTAAGAGGCCATGAGAAGTTTGGTTCCTGTCAGCAAGGTGTTGCTGCTACTTTTACTAGAGACTATCATTACATTGTGTTTGGTGCCCCAGGCACTTACAATTGGAAAG GTCTTCTGTTTTTGACAGCAGTGTCTGACACTCATCCAGATCAGTTTGTATACAAAACGTTGCCTCCCAGCATACAGGTGGACAAATCAGTGGATGTAATGATGAATAGCTACTTAG GTTTCTCTTTGGACTCTGGTAAGGGAATCGTCTCCCAAGATGAGATGACTTTTGTGTCTGGTGCACCAAGAGCCAACCATAGCGGAGCAGTTGTTTtactgaaaaaagagaaaaaccagAGAGCGCTTTCACTGGAGCACATGTTTGAAGGAGAAGGGCTGGCCTCTTCTTTTGGTTATGATGTGGCTGTTGTAGATCTCAACAGTGATGG ATGGCAAGACATCGTTGTTGGAGCCCCACAATACTTTGATAGAAGTGGAGATATCGGTGGTGCTGTGTACATCTACATTAACCAGCGAGGAAAATGGGAAGGAGTAAAACCGGTTCGCTTAAATGGGACCACTGACTCAATGTTTGGTCTCGCAGTTGAAAATGTTGGGGACATTAACCAGGATGGATATCCAG ATATTGCTGTAGGGGCTCCGTATGATGGTTTTGGCAAAGTATATATTTATCATGGATCCAAGAATGgaataaatacaaaaccagCACAG ATTCTTGATGGTGAAAAAACAGGCACCAGTTTCTTTGGTTACTCTATTGCTGGAAACATGGACCTGGATAAAAATTCCTACCCTGATATTGCTGTTGGTTCCCTTTCAGATTCTGTATCTGTGTTCAG ATCTCGACCTGTCATAAGCATTACAAAGAGCATTACAGTACAGCCTGACAAACTTGacctaaagaaaaagaactctGAAGACCTCAGTGAAATATG GATGGATGTGAAAGCGTGTTTTCAGTATACCGCAAACCCTCGTAATTTAAACCCAAGAATAA AGATCAACTATACatttgaagcagaaaatgagaggaGACAATTAGGCCTGCCATCAAGGGTACGGTTTAAAGACTATCTATCTGATCAGTTCACTGCAAGTACCACCCTAATGGGGCAGAACTCCAAACAGTGCGTGACAGCCAAGCTTGTTCTGCAG gaaaaaattaaagataaGCTGCGCCCAATTCCTATAGCAGTCAGTGTTAATATTGCTGGCCTGGAGTCTGGCTCATCATCCACCAGAAAAGAGAGAGCGCTTCCGGACCTTATACCGATACTAAATTCAAATGAATCTGAAACAAAGATCACAAAA GTGGAGTTCTTGAAAGAAGGATGTGGAGAAGACAATGAATGTCACAGCAATCTAAAACTTCAGTACCGGTTTTGCAGTAGAGAAGGAAACGAAGACAGATTTACCTATTTACCAAT tgaaaatggCATTCCAGTGCTCGTTTTAAAAGATCAGAAAGATATTGCCCTGGAAATAACAGTGACAAATAATCCATCTGATGCAAGAAATCcaaagaaagatggagaagatGCATATGAAGCTAAACTAATTGCAACTTTTCCAGATAGTCTGACTTATTCTGCATTCAGGGAGATGAGAGGATATCCT GAAAAACAGCTCACGTGTGGTGCTAACCAGAATGGCTCTCAAGCAGAGTGTGAACTTGGAAATCCATTCAAGAGAAATTCCAAT GTGACCTTTTATCTGATCTTAAGCACCACTAAAGTTAATGTTGATACAACAGACTTGGACATTAACCTCAAGCTGGAGAC AACAAGCACTCAAGTAAATTCAACTACAATTACAGCCAGTGCTAAAGTGGTTCTTGAATTGCTTTTATCGCTCACAGG AGTGGCTAAGCCTTCTCAGGTATATTTTGGAGGTGACATCGTTGGTGAGAGTGCTATGAAATCTGAAGATAATATTGGAAACCTCATAGAGTATGAATTCAGA GTAACCAACTTGGGCAGGCCCCTGAAAACATTTGGTACAGCTTCCCTGGACATCCAGTGGCCAAAAGAAATCAGTAATGGCAAATGGCTGCTGTATTTGATGAAAATAGACTCCAAGGGCCTGGAAAAGGTTTCCTGTCAACCACAGAATGAAATCAATTTCTTGCATGTTGCG gaatCCCATAACTCAAGAAGAAAGCGTGAGATTGCAGAGAAGCAGATTACCGACAGCAAGACATTTTcgttattttcagaaagaaaatacaagacaCTG GACTGCAAGGTGAATGCACGGTGTGTGGACATAAAATGTCCACTGAAGGGTTTTGACAGCAAGGCATCCATTTTGCTGCGTTCCAGACTGTGGAACAGTACTTTCTTGGAA GAATACTCCAAAATGAACTACCTGGACATTCTTGTTAGGGCCTCAATCAGTGTTCCTGCTGCAGCTAAGAATGTCAAACTCACCAATGAAGCTGCTCAG gTGCGTGTTACAGTCTTTCCTGCAAAGCCAGTAGCCCTATATACAGGGGTGCCTTGGTGGATCATTGCAGTGGCTATTTTTGCTGGAGTACTGATGCTTGCGCTCCTGGTATTCTTGTTATGGAAG TGTGGGTTCTTCCAGCGTTCCAGGTACGATGACAGCGTCCCCCGCTATCATGCTGTAAGAATTCGAAAAGAAGAACGAGAGATCAAAGGCGGGAAATGCAAAGATCTTGAGACAAAACAGTGGTTCACAAAATGGAATGAGAACGAAAGTTATTCTTAG
- the ITGA6 gene encoding integrin alpha-6 isoform X3, whose product MAAALLLYLALLPGLAGTFNLDTENVIGRRGEPGSLFGFSLAMHRQLQPQEKRLLLVGAPREKAFPSQQANRTGGLYSCDITSSDTRCTRVVFDEDTDPKMESKEDQWMGVTVQSQGPGGNVVTCAHRYEKRQYVNTVQETRDIIGRCYVLSQDLTIKDDMDNGVWSFCDGRLRGHEKFGSCQQGVAATFTRDYHYIVFGAPGTYNWKGVVRAEQKNQTFYDLGIFDDGPYEVGDESRQDTNLVPVPANSYLGFSLDSGKGIVSQDEMTFVSGAPRANHSGAVVLLKKEKNQRALSLEHMFEGEGLASSFGYDVAVVDLNSDGWQDIVVGAPQYFDRSGDIGGAVYIYINQRGKWEGVKPVRLNGTTDSMFGLAVENVGDINQDGYPDIAVGAPYDGFGKVYIYHGSKNGINTKPAQILDGEKTGTSFFGYSIAGNMDLDKNSYPDIAVGSLSDSVSVFRSRPVISITKSITVQPDKLDLKKKNSEDLSEIWMDVKACFQYTANPRNLNPRIKINYTFEAENERRQLGLPSRVRFKDYLSDQFTASTTLMGQNSKQCVTAKLVLQEKIKDKLRPIPIAVSVNIAGLESGSSSTRKERALPDLIPILNSNESETKITKVEFLKEGCGEDNECHSNLKLQYRFCSREGNEDRFTYLPIENGIPVLVLKDQKDIALEITVTNNPSDARNPKKDGEDAYEAKLIATFPDSLTYSAFREMRGYPEKQLTCGANQNGSQAECELGNPFKRNSNVTFYLILSTTKVNVDTTDLDINLKLETTSTQVNSTTITASAKVVLELLLSLTGVAKPSQVYFGGDIVGESAMKSEDNIGNLIEYEFRVTNLGRPLKTFGTASLDIQWPKEISNGKWLLYLMKIDSKGLEKVSCQPQNEINFLHVAESHNSRRKREIAEKQITDSKTFSLFSERKYKTLDCKVNARCVDIKCPLKGFDSKASILLRSRLWNSTFLEEYSKMNYLDILVRASISVPAAAKNVKLTNEAAQVRVTVFPAKPVALYTGVPWWIIAVAIFAGVLMLALLVFLLWKCGFFKRSKKDHYDATYHKAEIHAQPSDKERLTSDA is encoded by the exons ATTGCTGGTTGGAGCTCCTCGGGAAAAGGCCTTTCCATCCCAGCAAGCCAACAGAACAGGAGGGCTGTACAGCTGTGACATCACATCTTCAGATACGCGCTGCACGCGTGTTGTGTTTGATGAAGACA CTGACCCAAAGATGGAGAGCAAAGAAGACCAGTGGATGGGTGTAACTGTCCAAAGTCAGGGGCCAGGAGGAAACGTGGTG ACATGTGCACATCGCTATGAGAAAAGGCAGTATGTAAACACAGTGCAGGAAACCCGGGATATCATTGGAAGGTGCTATGTGCTGAGCCAGGATCTCACTATTAAGGATGATATGGATAATGGAGTATGGAGTTTTTGTGATGGTCGCTTAAGAGGCCATGAGAAGTTTGGTTCCTGTCAGCAAGGTGTTGCTGCTACTTTTACTAGAGACTATCATTACATTGTGTTTGGTGCCCCAGGCACTTACAATTGGAAAG GGGTGGTTCGTGCAGAGCAAAAGAATCAGACATTTTATGATCTGGGTATCTTTGATGATGGGCCTTATGAAGTTGGTGATGAGAGCCGCCAAGATACGAATCTAGTTCCTGTTCCAGCTAACAGTTATTTAG GTTTCTCTTTGGACTCTGGTAAGGGAATCGTCTCCCAAGATGAGATGACTTTTGTGTCTGGTGCACCAAGAGCCAACCATAGCGGAGCAGTTGTTTtactgaaaaaagagaaaaaccagAGAGCGCTTTCACTGGAGCACATGTTTGAAGGAGAAGGGCTGGCCTCTTCTTTTGGTTATGATGTGGCTGTTGTAGATCTCAACAGTGATGG ATGGCAAGACATCGTTGTTGGAGCCCCACAATACTTTGATAGAAGTGGAGATATCGGTGGTGCTGTGTACATCTACATTAACCAGCGAGGAAAATGGGAAGGAGTAAAACCGGTTCGCTTAAATGGGACCACTGACTCAATGTTTGGTCTCGCAGTTGAAAATGTTGGGGACATTAACCAGGATGGATATCCAG ATATTGCTGTAGGGGCTCCGTATGATGGTTTTGGCAAAGTATATATTTATCATGGATCCAAGAATGgaataaatacaaaaccagCACAG ATTCTTGATGGTGAAAAAACAGGCACCAGTTTCTTTGGTTACTCTATTGCTGGAAACATGGACCTGGATAAAAATTCCTACCCTGATATTGCTGTTGGTTCCCTTTCAGATTCTGTATCTGTGTTCAG ATCTCGACCTGTCATAAGCATTACAAAGAGCATTACAGTACAGCCTGACAAACTTGacctaaagaaaaagaactctGAAGACCTCAGTGAAATATG GATGGATGTGAAAGCGTGTTTTCAGTATACCGCAAACCCTCGTAATTTAAACCCAAGAATAA AGATCAACTATACatttgaagcagaaaatgagaggaGACAATTAGGCCTGCCATCAAGGGTACGGTTTAAAGACTATCTATCTGATCAGTTCACTGCAAGTACCACCCTAATGGGGCAGAACTCCAAACAGTGCGTGACAGCCAAGCTTGTTCTGCAG gaaaaaattaaagataaGCTGCGCCCAATTCCTATAGCAGTCAGTGTTAATATTGCTGGCCTGGAGTCTGGCTCATCATCCACCAGAAAAGAGAGAGCGCTTCCGGACCTTATACCGATACTAAATTCAAATGAATCTGAAACAAAGATCACAAAA GTGGAGTTCTTGAAAGAAGGATGTGGAGAAGACAATGAATGTCACAGCAATCTAAAACTTCAGTACCGGTTTTGCAGTAGAGAAGGAAACGAAGACAGATTTACCTATTTACCAAT tgaaaatggCATTCCAGTGCTCGTTTTAAAAGATCAGAAAGATATTGCCCTGGAAATAACAGTGACAAATAATCCATCTGATGCAAGAAATCcaaagaaagatggagaagatGCATATGAAGCTAAACTAATTGCAACTTTTCCAGATAGTCTGACTTATTCTGCATTCAGGGAGATGAGAGGATATCCT GAAAAACAGCTCACGTGTGGTGCTAACCAGAATGGCTCTCAAGCAGAGTGTGAACTTGGAAATCCATTCAAGAGAAATTCCAAT GTGACCTTTTATCTGATCTTAAGCACCACTAAAGTTAATGTTGATACAACAGACTTGGACATTAACCTCAAGCTGGAGAC AACAAGCACTCAAGTAAATTCAACTACAATTACAGCCAGTGCTAAAGTGGTTCTTGAATTGCTTTTATCGCTCACAGG AGTGGCTAAGCCTTCTCAGGTATATTTTGGAGGTGACATCGTTGGTGAGAGTGCTATGAAATCTGAAGATAATATTGGAAACCTCATAGAGTATGAATTCAGA GTAACCAACTTGGGCAGGCCCCTGAAAACATTTGGTACAGCTTCCCTGGACATCCAGTGGCCAAAAGAAATCAGTAATGGCAAATGGCTGCTGTATTTGATGAAAATAGACTCCAAGGGCCTGGAAAAGGTTTCCTGTCAACCACAGAATGAAATCAATTTCTTGCATGTTGCG gaatCCCATAACTCAAGAAGAAAGCGTGAGATTGCAGAGAAGCAGATTACCGACAGCAAGACATTTTcgttattttcagaaagaaaatacaagacaCTG GACTGCAAGGTGAATGCACGGTGTGTGGACATAAAATGTCCACTGAAGGGTTTTGACAGCAAGGCATCCATTTTGCTGCGTTCCAGACTGTGGAACAGTACTTTCTTGGAA GAATACTCCAAAATGAACTACCTGGACATTCTTGTTAGGGCCTCAATCAGTGTTCCTGCTGCAGCTAAGAATGTCAAACTCACCAATGAAGCTGCTCAG gTGCGTGTTACAGTCTTTCCTGCAAAGCCAGTAGCCCTATATACAGGGGTGCCTTGGTGGATCATTGCAGTGGCTATTTTTGCTGGAGTACTGATGCTTGCGCTCCTGGTATTCTTGTTATGGAAG TGTGGTTTCTTCAAAAGAAGTAAGAAAGATCATTACGATGCCACATATCACAAGGCTGAGATCCATGCTCAGCCATCTGATAAAGAGAGGCTTACTTCTGATGCGTAG